The genomic segment CACATTGGCCCAGAACAGCAGGGCCAGTACTCCAACCCAGTCCATTTGGCTCTAAAGCTTTTGCTCTCATTAGACCAGCTGCCAGTGCAAACATTCTGTGATTCTAAGATTCTTTTGTTCTTCAAACTCCTACTAGGTCTATCTCATGGTTCAAAAAATATGTTGATCCCACTCACTGCCTAAGTGAGTATTTGGCCAAATGAATTAGTGAGTGATGGACTAGATGCTGGTAAATGAATGGCTATAGAAGTTAGACACGGAGTCCAACAAACCCGGCTGTCACATTTACTAGCCACGTGGcctggggcaacccacttggcctCTCTGACTCTGTCTGAGTCATAGGTGTGTTGTGAGGATTACACGAAACAATACATTGCCTGATACATGATAATCCCTCAAAACATTATTACTCCTCTTTTATTAATGTGCCCAGGTTAGATCTCCTATTGATATCAGAGCTTCAAGTGCTGGAACCATTGGATTTGTTCAACAACAAGTACAAGAACATCTTTACTATTTTTCTAAATCAAATCAAGTTTAATTTAACTCTACCCCCACTTGCCAGGTTGCTGGGATATCCAATTTCAGAAGTTCTGTAGGGACGCAAAAACTGCAGGGTGTACCTGACCTAGAAAATCTGGGGGACTGTCGTCAGTCCATTGTAGTGGCTCATCGTCCCAGGAGGTGTGTTCCAGTCAGATGTGTGTGGCCCAGGTACTTACTTactccttccattctaaatctgGCCACTAACAGTTACTATATAGCCCCCAAAGCCAAGGCGTGGTGTTCATGCCCTAGGGGTCCTTGTAGTTCATCACCGCtaaagagactgagagagaggtAAGTACAGGTTCCCACTGCTCTGCCATCCTCCTGGTTTTATAGAGTTCAGCTCTGCTCCCCTTTAGTCTTCAGAGCTTCACCCTCTCGAGTAATCCAGCTCTGTCCCGTCAAGAATGTgtgtgttgctcagtggattgccctggctggtggggctcagtggattgagcgccagcctgagaactgaaaggttgccagcttgattcccggtcagggcacatgtctgggcgtgggccacatccccagctgggggcatgcaagaggcaactgatcgatgtatttctcatacatcgatgtttctctccctctctttctccatcccttcccgtctctctaaaggtaaataaataacatctttttaaaaaaatgtacatgttgGAAATAGAGACCTCTAAATATTTTCCCCCCGAGGTAAAGAAAGCCTTCCAACCTACAAAAACTAGCTGTCCTTCCAAAAGGGTacacagaaaatttttatttgagtctttttaCCAAGTGTATAGCAGAAAAATCATAATTGACTTAATTCATTCAGTTATACAATGTTCTCAAACTTTTGCATCTTCTGTGAAGACTCTCATAACTCCCTGCTCCCCTGGCCACTACAGTTCCCATCTAAGCCTGTGTGTCTTGTCTTTAGTACAAACTAGGCAGCGAAGGGGCGTGGGCAACTTGACAGGACCAGACAGACTATATTACTGATTCTCTCCCTTTCAGGTGAGAATCATCACAACCAACTGTTTGGAattccacatttcttttttttttaaagattttatttatttatttttagagagaggggaagggagggagaaagagagggagagaaacattgatgtgtggttgtcCTTGGTATGCCCCCTACtcaggacctggctggcaactgaggcatgtgccctgactgggaattgaaccggcaatcctgtggttcacaggccatcacatagcccactgagccacaccagccagggctgcaattcCACATTTCTGATCTTCAGAACCCATtgggaacaaagaaaacaattgaTGATGACAGAAAGTCAGTCTTTGGAAGCCTTGatttatgaaaatacatttatgtGGAATGCACAGAGGGCTTGGTGACAGGGTGTTGGAACAGGATAGGCCACTGATATCCATGGaacaaataaaagagaaggaagtgtTGGCCCAACAATTTTTCCCTCTAGTGCAGACAGTTACTCTGGTGTCTGCCTGGTGAAGGGCAAAGTGAGAATTCTGCCTGGAAGTAGCAGCAGAGCTGTAGATCTGTAGCTCTGGGCCCTCTAGTGGCTGCTTCTTGTTCAAGGACCATAACTGGCTGTTTTCTGCATGGCCAGTCTCTGTCACTGCCACACTGCCTTCTTTTTGGCTTTGCTAGAACCACTAACTGCCTCCATCCATATTCTATCATCCCACTCCTCTATCATCACTGACACCAACTTTGGAACAGGCTCAGAGCTAGGGCACAATTCTTGAGCAATTGATTCCTTTGAAAACTGACTGAAAAGGAGAGTTGCATGCAAGTTTTGGGGGGAGTGTTCTTGGGAAATACACCAGTAAGGAAGTGAGGAAGTAGAAGTGGGCTGAGGAAGAAGCTAACTCACAATATAGTTGTAACTGAAACCTCAGCTGATTCTATGGGGAGTTCTGGAGCTGAGATGGCCCCTCAGAGTTGTCCCAAGTTGAGCCCTTGGAACCAGGCCTTTGTACCCCCCGCATCAGTCTCATTGTGATCCATCTTCTAGAGGAGATGTAACCTTGGGCGAAATAGTTCCCTGTGGCCCAGGGAGATGCACAAGGAGGGATGCAGCTGGGAGCTGTCAGCAGCTCAGGTTCCCAGCAGCTGGGTAATGGATGCAATGGGCCCAAGTGTGTGTGCAGAACACTATATCCACTCCTGGGAGTCTGCAATCACTTCGTGGGCTCATAGAACACTTTTTTATATCTCTCTTTTGTTCGTTTCCCCTTGATGCAAGGAGGAAAGGTCCAGACGTGGATGTCAGGAGACACAGATTCTAGCAGACTCCTGTTATGTGACCTTAAGCATATATCACCTAAATTATCTTGGCCTCAGGTTTAACAAGAGAGTTCAATCACAATCCTTCaccatttatattttacaaaatgctCTCCCATCCACTTTTAACTGGAGCAAACTCTctaaatcaaatgagataatgaagaTGGAAATACTTTGAAGGGTTGAAAACACAATACACATATGAGAGATTATGTTGCACAATACTTACCATAATGTTGATTCATTCCACTGATACTAATTAAGCATCCACTTTGGGCCAAGCCTTATGCTACTGGATGGGGGCGTAGAGATGCATTAGACACGGTCCCTGCCTGCACCCTTGCCCTGTTTCTAGGAAGAATGCAATGTGATAAAAATCATCATAAAGAGTACAATGTGATAAAAATTATCATAGAGTACAATGTGataaaaattatcataaaattataaacaggGCAGTAAGTTGAGTAAAAGAAGCCTCTTTCACTTAGAGAGGGACTGAAGGGGAGGTAGGTGGGGCAAAGTAAAATTTcatagaaactgaaaaaaaaaatttaagatttttttctttctttctttatttttagagagagggtaagggagagagaaagagaggcagagaaacatccatgtgtggttgtctctagaGTGCCcccatcagggacctggcccacaacccaggcatgtgccctgactggaaagcAAACCGGCAACCCTCCGCTTTgcaagcctgtgctcaatccactgagctacaccagccaggacagaagtTGAAAATGTTTGCAAGAAGACAAACCGAAGTCGGTAAGGTAATCCTTGCCCCGTGGTGGTAGGGACTATGCCTATCTTTTCTTCCATGTTCTTAGAGCCAAAGCCATTGGCTGACAtctaggcacttaataaatgtcggttgaatgaactaatgaatgaatgaatggatggatggataataAATCAAGAGCAGAACTGTGAAGCCTGCAGCACCCCACAGAGCTCTTTTGAGATGAATTTAAATACTCTTCTTTCCCCAACTGCGGGAGATGTACCAATAACTCACATTAGATCCTCTCTAGGGATTAAACCTTCCCAATCTCCCAGCCAGTTCTGTGGCTGGCGTCTCTGTTGCCTTTGTTCCCAGTTTTGAGAGTCAGTGCTGTGGGAACTCAGGGACCCTCACACAGGAGGTGTGCCAATTAGTTGCATCATTCATTCCCATAATCTTTGCGAtaatgctcttttttcttttccttttctttcttttttttttttaaggcacttGGCTGGGGATCAAAGGAGCTGGGCTAGGATGAGATTCTGACTACTCTACTTGCTCCCTGAAGGGGAGCAGAGAGGCCAGCCACAAGGTCTGCTGGGAGAAAGGATCTGATGTGACTCAAAACTCTACTGCAGAACTCTGGCCCgcgtggctcagttgcttggagcatcgtctcataaactgaaagttcgtggatttgattcctggtcaggttgTGGGTATGgtaaggcaaccaactgatgtttctctctcacatcagtgtttctttccccatCTCTTTCCCTTGCTCTAAGATCAGTGAGCATGTCTTCAGATGaagatcaaaaaaaaagaaagaaagaaaaagctctaGTGGGGAGAACATGGGCTTTCAATTCAGGTAAATTTGTGTTAAAATCTACACAGCTCTGCATATTAAGTAAATGTTAAACAAGCTGTTTCACAtctgagcttctgtttcttcatctataaaacaaggaTCAAAAAAATTACctcaagagtttttaaaagggcGAAATAAGGTAACATGCAAattctcagcacagtgcctggcagagatTAATTGCTCATCAAATAttagttcttccttttttctttcctcttcgtTAATTTCTGATCTCCTGCTCCCAGGAGCTCATTCTCTGTCACGGTTTAACCACTGCCACAGGTGGGTTCTCTGATTTCAGGCGGGCAGATCATGTTCTTGGTTTCTTAGTGGCACCTGCAAGAGGATTCGTCTTCCCATTCGAGGTTGGCTGAAAGCCTTGCTCGGTCTATTTCCCCCATGCCTAGCCCAAAGTCTTAGACATTACCAGTCCAATGAGAGCAGAGACCAATGCCAGACAGAAAACTGAGCAAAGCCACACTCCCAGGACTGGTTTAGTCATACCCACAGGCTCCCACCCTAACCCCAGAAAACGTCATCAAATGCCAGTAGCAGCGCTTCTTCCTTCTTGGCGTGGCTGTGTTTTTTGATGATGACCAGTCTTGGGGGAACGGTGAGAAGGGTGGGGTGAAGACTACTGGCTGTCCACCAAAATCCATGTGTTTCTTCCGTAGTAATAGATCCTTGGCTGGAACATGACTGCCCAGATGGGACCTCACTTGCCAGCGCCCCTCACAGTCAGCAGTGGCCGTCCTGCTCCCATCCATGGACGAGAGCGGCAGGCAGGCTTGTGTGCAGCTTTTGCCTTGCTTAAGAGCAAATCCCTGGCCCTGgatttctgttctttctctctcctcaccaGTTAGAAATGATTTCCCCATAGTAAACTTGGAAGCTACATGTTGAGGATGGTAATCATTGTCCTGGGTCCCTGAATGACGGAATAGGGCAGAGCTACACATATAGTTGTAACACCACCTCGGATCCTACTGCGTACGCGTCGAGGATGGTAATTACtgtcctgtctggtgtggctcagttggttgggagtcatCCTATAgagcaaaaggttgtgggtttgattctcagtcaaggcatgtatgagaggcaaccagtcgatgtttctcttctctttctccctcccatcccctctctctaaaaataaataaaatctttttttttaagtgagttaaTGTAAAATGCTTACACAACTTCTTGATATGTAGAAAATGCTCTTAAGTATTAACTCAGCGGTTTCTtggatcttttttctttacttaccTATTGTGTGCCTAAAtgagttcctggcacacagtgggcattcaataaatatctggaATGAGTGATTACTGAAGTTTGGCTTTGAGGGCTCCAGGCAATATGCTGTATCCCGCCAGCAGAGGGCAGACCCAGTGCAGGCAAAAGAACCTGTGGCTGAGCGAGGTGGGCGGATAGCACTCCCAGACaatggggatggggtggggaggtagggcTGAGGGGAGTACCTGTATCGTACAATATTAGTGTTTAAATTATACCACCTTAAAAGCCTAGAATTTTATTTAGTCCAACTCCACGTGTGTGAGATATACTGAGCCCCTACTCTGAATTCAGACAGGTAAGTAGTTCCAGGTCTCCAGATGCCTGGAGTTGTCCTGCTGTCTGCATTTCCTCAGGAGCTTGTTGTGACTACCCCTTACTTCTCTCAACAAGTCTTCTTTCCTGCCTGtgctaatacacacacacacacacacacacacacacacacacggtgtcTGTAACTTGCAAACAAAACAAGTTGTATTGCTTTATTATTAAGCCCTGGCAGTATGGGAGCTGTGTGAAGGGGCGCCTCCTCCCTGGATGGGGACACTGAAACCCAGACCAGCCACGCTGGGCCTGCTGTCTTTGGGATGGTGTTGCCTCATTTCTGTCTCCAGGCTTCCTGTGTCTTGTTCCCTTCATTCACTCTGCCTGTTCAGACCTGTCCTATCTTTTAAAGCCCAGTTCAAATTCTACCTCTCTGACTCCTAGATCTACACAATCTCGTTTCTCAAAACTCTTTAAGCATCCATCACCTGTCCACTCATTCTTACACTTGACTGCATTCCATATTTTATTTGGGATTTGGGCTTGGTGGCCTCTGAAGTCCCATCCAGCTGCAGACGTCTGAGTCTGTTGTCTTCCCATATGTCACATCTTCTTAAGCAGGTCTCCACCTCCTTCCTCAAGGAGAGGTAAGGAAAGTCTTGAGCACACACGAGCCTCGCAGATTTGTAGCGAGTGAACGTAACTGCTCCTGGGAGCAAACATGCTCTGTGACCCTCTGTTCAAGACATACatggacatttatttttactttttcaaagtgGAAGTAGGTCTCTggccctccctcccatccctaaTTACACAGGTAACATACTCATGGTCATATAAACCAAAAAGgacataacattttaaagtagAATGGGAACATCACCCGTAATCCTTCTCCTCAAAGATAActgttatcaaaatattttttcagagtttttgctgtacataaaaatgtacatttcaatAGGACCTTCTGGAGACCCCGCGGAGCTTTCTCAAACAGAAATCAAACCAAACAGTGGGAGGCCGCAGCCGGGGATTTGAGCCAGTGAAGTGTCCACCTGCCACGTTGCACATACTGGATCGACCCACATCAAGCACTGATATGCAGCTGTTTTTGATCCACAAACAGTAATTGCATATGGTTCAACCTACTGTACATGGGGCCTAAAATGTCAGAACTGGTAGAATTCTTAGAGACTTTAAGTCTGACCATTTCACTCTGCTGAAGAGGGAGAAGATCAGAGCAAGCAGATCAGAGAGGGAAGTGTTCAGCCAGTGTCACAGCTCACATTTGTGGTAGAATCAGGACTGGTTCCCTTTCCACGGAGCCAGGTACCTGCCTTGCACACTCAGCTTCTTTTAACATGGTAACCTTCCAAGTGTGATGATAATCTTATCGAAGCAGATTGCAACTTGGTATCAGAAAATTTCTCACAGAACTCAGTCAAAACAGAAGAGGCTGCATTCGAGGTTAGTGAAGACCTCATGGCTGGAGCTGTGTCTGGGAAGGACACCGTGACAACTGTGACCTGGCTGGAGGCACAGGAACCTTGGAGCTAATGAGGCGTGGCATTCAGAGCCCTGCACAGGCACGGCTCCTTCTTAAGGTCTTAGGAGGGGTCCTGGGAAAGTATCGAATGGTGATATATTTTTGTAATAGGTGCATAAGTAGAAGTTATTTTGAAGGAGGGCTCCCAGAATTGTCTGACTTTGAGGCCTGGGTCCACCCTGTGTGGCAGAGTCTTGAAAAGCACTAAGCACAGAGACTAGAGTTCAAGTTCCAGTCATGGCACAGCTCTAGCCCAAGTGGGCAGAATGGCACTTGCCCTGCTTCCCTCCCAGCGGGAATCATGGAAAACATCAAATGTgaacaaatacaaataagtaacATTACACCTGTCTGTCACATGGGATAATCATTGCTGCTTCTCACAGTCAGTagagacaacacacacacaaatgtgtccTCCGTACATCTTCCTGTTTACTTTCCCTCTGCTaccacttccttttctccttcctcaagTCCCTAGCCCCTACTACTCCAGCCACTAGACCAGTCATTAGTTATTATCTTTTGCTACTTGTATATATTTCTTCGCGGTTCCCTCTGTCTATCAAGTCTACTTTGCTGGAAAAAAGTCCTTTTTTGCCCACAAGGCCTAGGTCTGCCCTTCTCTTCCCAGCCCAGTAATGACATCCCCTAGCACTGTGTCTTGCTGACGTCATAGACAGGAACACTGAGGCCTGACGGGATCCATGGCTGAGCTCCGGAGGCCCCAGAAGTCAATCAATCCCCAGGTGTGTTGACCTTCAGCGTCCTGGGTTTCTAGCATCAGATCATAGACACCCGGTTCTTGATGTACACGTGGTAGGGGTCACTGCGCTTGTCCACTTTGCGGGAGCGGGTGTATCCCAGGATGAGGCTGCCCACGGTGGCAGCAAATAGGAACATGACGAAGAGAATGTACATGTAGGAGTTGTCATCACGGCCGGGTAGGCTGGCCTGCCGCTCCTGAGTCAGGTTGTCTGGTGCTGGCCGGCACAGCAAGTTGCTGTGAAGAGTGGCATTTAGAGCCTTCAGAACAGCGTGCAGACTGTCATACCAGGCCTCAGTCCCATTGGTGGTCTCCATAGCAACAGGGATTCAGGTGGGGAAGAATTGGAGGACACTCTGGTGGcgacagaaaagagaaagggtggCTTCCATTACCTGCAGCTCGAATGACCTCCTCATTCCCTCAGACCCCAGCTAAAACCCCAGCATCACAGTTCATTCTGcttgtttccttgtctgtcttcTCCATAAGGCTGCGAGCTCAATGAAGGCAGGGACTATGCCTGTTTTACTCACTGCTGTATGCAAGCACTCAAGGCGGCACTCAATGGAAGCTCAATAAGTGCCTGTGGAATAAAGCCTTCCTTGACCACTGTAATCCATGTGGATCTGTCCTTTCTATGGGTTCTGTAAATCACTGAGCTTTCGGCTACAAGGGACTCAGGGATTATTTAATCTAACTCCTTCTGTTTTATATATGGgtaaacagaggcccagagagagcaaGTGGCTTGACTGTGATCCCAGAGAACATTTAGAGGTAGAGTTGGGACAGATTCCAGCCTTTTGATGGCCAGCTCAGAGTTCCCCGACTTTCACGTCAGCTCTTGGTAGGACTGCGTTGCATTATTGGAAGATACTGCTCAGGACTCTCCTTTAGCACAATTCCTTCTTATACTCTATGTATACCATTTGGATGTTTGGGGATGGCTTAGATTTCACCCTGCCTGGAACCacagggtgggtcacttgacctcTCAAGCATCCTATGTCCCAAGCACTCCTTATTCCTagttatttaggatttttttggaaaagattCTGTTGGGAATTCTTTTGGAAAGGaggtggctggggaggcagggagaggctgaTAACCACTTCTGGCACTGGAGAAGAGAACAGGGTTGGGCCTGAGGGTGGGGAGTGATGGGGCACTCAGTCTGGTTTGGGGTTTTACCTTCCACAGAGAGACAGCACCTCAACTATCCTGCCTTCTGACATGGTCACTGTgttacctggcacataataggtgataataaatattccttttccttctcagagaTCCTTAGTCTATAATACAGAAAAACATCCAAAGACACCCTTGCATCCTAGTCTCTAAAAAACCACATGCCATTCCCTTTAAACATGGCTCCACATCCACTTCCTTCCGGAAACCTTCACTGAGTGTTCCTCACCCCTTAACCACACTCCACAAGCTTTATCATCTCAGCCTTCTCTTTGGCCCAGCACTTACATATAAGGCAACGTGTGGCTGTTCTCTTGTTATTGACAAGGGTATCAGCAGACCACATGCTCGTGGTCAGCAGGGCTGTGTCTCTCACCCCAGTCTAGGGGTCTGTCCTGAGATTGACTGGGACTTCTCCTTCCTTGGAGGTCTACCCTGTCTCTGGCTGGGTGTTCTCCTTTCCTCAATAGTCTCTAGAAAAGGTGGCCACTTTAGGGACTTCTCCATGGTCCAAGCACCCAGAGTTCACTGGTTCCAAACCCTCCGTTATCTAGGCAGAGCTGTCAGCCAACCAAAGCTAACAAACCTCGTTATTAACCATAAGGTCTCTTTCCCAGAAAAGATGACAGTTAGTTATGACCATGATAAATATTCATGAACGACTCTAAGAATGCAGAAGTTGGGAGGAAGAATCTAAATACAGCAATCACCTAGGACTGGCCCGCATTTCCTACAAGGCTTTTGGGGCCCCATGCTATAGAGCACTTGGGTTACTTATCTGgatggaggag from the Desmodus rotundus isolate HL8 chromosome 5, HLdesRot8A.1, whole genome shotgun sequence genome contains:
- the KCNE3 gene encoding potassium voltage-gated channel subfamily E member 3, yielding METTNGTEAWYDSLHAVLKALNATLHSNLLCRPAPDNLTQERQASLPGRDDNSYMYILFVMFLFAATVGSLILGYTRSRKVDKRSDPYHVYIKNRVSMI